One window of Athalia rosae chromosome 2, iyAthRosa1.1, whole genome shotgun sequence genomic DNA carries:
- the LOC105684773 gene encoding carbonic anhydrase 2-like — protein MHYLILTAALFAILQFVNGNFGYSPRHQHTWAKEHKHCSGEWQSPIALSSARAVPLPLPALEMISFHNLLSGPINVTNNGHSVALSIPKAHLEERLPHVFGALLNKGQNYEFEGLHFHWGMKNNRGSEHILNGVRYPMEMHIILRNVKYPKYDEAVQYKDGLTVLGIFFQLQEEDNEKFDPILRTLPNVQWVNSVVRMNASFTLASVIPEDTDIFYTYKGSLTTPPCNEAVVWIIFPTPVQISFRQMSKFRMLSNGEDVLADNYRRLQDIRNRKVYVRRLDSRHMNYEDAINLDIEQLEWIWR, from the exons ATGCATTATTTGATTCTTACAGCAGCATTATTTGCAATTT TGCAGTTTGTGAATGGAAATTTTGGCTACAGCCCGcgcc ATCAACACACTTGGGCAAAAGAGCACAAACACTGTTCTGGAGAATGGCAATCCCCTATAGCTCTTTCTTCAGCTCGAGCAGTACCATTACCTTTGCCAGCTTTGGAAATGATAAGCTTTCATAATCTATTATCTGGTCCGATAAATGTTACTAACAATGGGCATTCAG TGGCTTTATCAATCCCAAAAGCACACTTGGAAGAGCGTCTACCTCATGTATTCGGTGCCTTACTAAACAAAGGCCAGAACTATGAATTTGAGGGGCTTCACTTTCACTGGGGCATGAAGAATAATCGAGGCTCAGAACATATACTGAATGGAGTTAG GTACCCAATGGAGATGCACATTATACTTAGAAATGTTAAATACCCTAAATACGATGAAGCAGTACAATACAAGGATGGTCTTACTGttttaggaatttttttccag ttgcAAGAGGAAGACAATGAAAAGTTTGATCCCATATTGAGAACGTTACCGAATGTTCAATGGGTCAATTCTGTTGTACGAATGAACGCATCATTCACTCTGGCTTCTGTGATCCCAGAGGATACTGATATATTTTACACTTATAAAGGTTCACTTACTACTCCCCCCTGCAACGAGGCTGTCGTCTGGATTATTTTCCCCACTCCTGTGCAAATTTCTTTCAGACAA ATGAGTAAATTCAGAATGCTTTCAAATGGGGAGGATGTATTAGCAGACAACTATAGACGGCTTCAAGATAtcagaaatagaaaagtaTATGTAAGAAGACTGGATTCAAGGCATATGAATTATGAGGATGCGATCAACTTAGATATTGAGCAATTAGAATGGATCTGGCGGTAG